The following proteins are co-located in the Pseudarthrobacter siccitolerans genome:
- the xylA gene encoding xylose isomerase: MTLSPTPADKFTFGLWTVGWTGADPFGVATRPALDPVEAVHRLAELGAYGITFHDNDLVPFDATASERDLILKNFKAALAETGLKVPMVTTNLFSHPVFKDGGFTSNDRSIRRFALSKVLRNIDSAAEFGAETFVMWGGREGSEYDGSKDLAAALDRMKEGVDTAAAYIKDKGYNLRIALEPKPNEPRGDIFLPTVGHGLAFIAQLEHGDIVGLNPETGHEQMAGLNFTHGIAQALWSGKLFHIDLNGQRGIKYDQDLVFGHGDLTSAFFTVDLLENGFPNGGPRYEGPRHFDYKPSRTDGYDGVWESAKANMATYLLLKERALAFRADPEVQAALAASGVGELGEPTLAAGESTADLLADTTAFENFDADKAAERSFAFVRLNQLAIEHLLNAR; encoded by the coding sequence ATGACTCTTTCCCCCACCCCCGCCGACAAGTTCACCTTCGGTCTTTGGACTGTTGGCTGGACCGGTGCTGACCCGTTCGGCGTCGCCACCCGTCCCGCCTTGGACCCGGTGGAGGCCGTGCACCGCCTGGCCGAGCTGGGCGCTTATGGCATCACCTTCCACGACAATGACCTGGTCCCGTTTGATGCCACCGCTTCGGAGCGGGACCTGATCCTGAAGAACTTCAAGGCAGCCCTGGCCGAGACCGGCCTGAAGGTCCCCATGGTGACCACCAACCTGTTCAGCCACCCGGTCTTCAAGGACGGCGGGTTCACCTCCAACGACCGCTCCATCCGCCGCTTCGCCCTGTCCAAGGTGCTGCGCAACATCGATTCCGCCGCAGAGTTCGGCGCCGAGACGTTCGTGATGTGGGGCGGCCGCGAAGGCAGCGAATACGACGGCTCCAAGGACCTCGCCGCCGCGCTGGACCGGATGAAGGAAGGCGTGGACACCGCAGCGGCCTACATCAAGGACAAGGGCTACAACCTGCGCATCGCCCTGGAGCCCAAGCCCAACGAACCCCGCGGCGACATCTTCCTGCCCACCGTCGGCCACGGCCTGGCGTTCATCGCCCAGCTTGAGCACGGCGACATCGTGGGCCTGAACCCCGAAACCGGGCACGAGCAGATGGCCGGGCTGAACTTCACCCACGGCATCGCCCAGGCCCTCTGGTCCGGCAAGCTCTTCCACATCGATCTCAACGGCCAGCGCGGCATCAAGTACGACCAGGACCTGGTCTTCGGCCACGGCGACCTGACCAGCGCGTTCTTCACCGTGGACCTGCTCGAAAACGGCTTCCCCAACGGCGGCCCCCGCTACGAAGGCCCCCGCCACTTCGACTACAAACCCTCCCGCACCGACGGCTACGACGGCGTCTGGGAATCAGCCAAAGCCAACATGGCCACCTACCTGCTCCTGAAGGAACGCGCCCTGGCCTTCCGCGCCGACCCCGAAGTCCAGGCCGCCCTCGCAGCCTCCGGCGTCGGCGAACTCGGTGAACCCACCCTCGCCGCCGGTGAAAGCACCGCGGACCTGCTCGCAGACACCACCGCCTTCGAGAACTTCGACGCCGACAAGGCCGCCGAACGCTCCTTCGCGTTCGTCCGCCTCAACCAGCTCGCCATCGAACACCTCCTCAACGCCCGCTGA
- a CDS encoding CBU_0592 family membrane protein codes for MELLWEIAGWAGAVAILSAYLSVSMGWLKAGKGFQTANLLGAVAFIINGTVHGAWPSVVTNVAWFLISAIALFRMRSAAPQPVVPAEEPQVQFPGVPDTTGQLAVVEVLTGSVHGEADGHRLPTECTTAVRPAGVPC; via the coding sequence ATGGAACTGCTGTGGGAAATCGCCGGCTGGGCCGGCGCGGTTGCGATCCTCAGTGCCTACCTCTCCGTTTCCATGGGCTGGCTGAAGGCCGGCAAGGGCTTCCAGACCGCAAACCTGCTCGGCGCCGTCGCCTTCATCATCAACGGAACAGTCCACGGGGCCTGGCCTTCCGTGGTGACAAATGTCGCCTGGTTCCTCATCTCCGCCATCGCGCTTTTCCGCATGCGCTCGGCCGCTCCCCAGCCGGTGGTGCCGGCTGAGGAGCCGCAGGTTCAATTCCCCGGCGTTCCGGACACCACCGGCCAGCTCGCCGTTGTTGAGGTCCTCACCGGTTCTGTTCACGGTGAGGCGGACGGGCACCGCCTGCCCACGGAATGCACGACGGCGGTCAGGCCGGCTGGGGTGCCCTGCTGA
- a CDS encoding glycoside hydrolase family 1 protein: MTTESAFPQDFLWGVASAGHQVEGNNVNSDTWFLEHLPGSMFSEPSGDAVDHYHRYREDIALIAGLGFTSYRFSIEWARIEPEEGLFSQAELDHYRRMLEACHEHGLTPVVTFHHFTSPRWLLAVGGWEGSRTAELFGRYCDRVMAHLGDLIGVACTLNEPNLPWLLESFGIGGEAPENRGSVPVWAAAAERLGVDASTVAPFQFCSTEAAYEVKLAAHRAGTAAIKAHRPELLVGWTLANSDIQSIDGGEELADQVRRDVNERFLAASRGDDFVGIQTYGRTVYGPNGHAPAAEDAVTNQMGEEIYPQALEATIREAHRIAGIPVIVTENGLSTEDDTQRVEYLRAAVDCVASCLADGIDVRGYIAWTAFDNYEWVFGYVPKFGLIAVDRVTQERTPKESAHWLGRQAQLHAAEAAGAEVSRAPQPA; the protein is encoded by the coding sequence ATGACCACCGAATCAGCATTCCCGCAGGATTTCCTCTGGGGCGTCGCCAGCGCCGGCCACCAGGTGGAGGGGAACAACGTCAACAGTGACACCTGGTTCCTGGAACACCTCCCGGGCAGCATGTTCTCCGAGCCGTCCGGGGATGCCGTGGACCACTATCACCGCTACCGCGAGGACATCGCCCTGATCGCCGGTTTGGGGTTCACCAGCTACCGCTTTTCCATCGAGTGGGCCCGCATCGAGCCGGAAGAGGGACTGTTCTCCCAGGCGGAGCTGGACCACTACCGACGCATGCTGGAGGCCTGCCACGAGCACGGCCTCACCCCCGTGGTCACGTTCCACCACTTCACGTCCCCGCGCTGGCTCCTCGCCGTCGGCGGCTGGGAAGGGTCCCGCACGGCTGAACTCTTTGGCCGCTACTGCGACCGGGTGATGGCTCACCTGGGCGACCTCATCGGCGTTGCCTGCACCTTGAACGAACCCAACCTGCCGTGGCTGCTGGAGTCCTTCGGCATCGGCGGTGAGGCGCCGGAGAACCGTGGTTCGGTTCCGGTGTGGGCCGCAGCCGCCGAGCGGCTGGGCGTGGATGCCAGCACAGTGGCCCCGTTCCAGTTCTGCTCCACGGAGGCCGCGTACGAGGTAAAGCTGGCGGCGCACCGCGCGGGCACCGCTGCCATCAAGGCACACCGGCCGGAACTCCTGGTGGGCTGGACGCTCGCCAACTCGGACATCCAGTCCATCGACGGCGGCGAGGAACTCGCCGACCAGGTGCGGCGCGACGTCAACGAGCGCTTCCTGGCGGCCTCCCGCGGAGACGACTTTGTGGGGATCCAGACCTACGGCCGCACCGTCTACGGCCCGAACGGGCACGCCCCTGCTGCGGAAGATGCGGTGACTAACCAGATGGGCGAGGAGATCTACCCGCAGGCCCTCGAGGCGACCATCCGGGAAGCCCACCGGATCGCCGGCATCCCGGTGATCGTCACCGAAAACGGGCTGTCCACCGAGGACGACACCCAGCGGGTGGAGTACCTCCGCGCCGCCGTGGACTGTGTGGCCTCCTGCCTGGCGGACGGCATCGACGTCCGCGGCTACATCGCCTGGACGGCTTTCGACAACTACGAATGGGTGTTCGGCTACGTACCGAAGTTTGGCCTCATCGCTGTGGACCGGGTAACCCAGGAACGGACGCCCAAGGAAAGCGCACACTGGCTGGGACGCCAGGCGCAGCTGCACGCGGCGGAGGCAGCCGGCGCCGAGGTCAGCAGGGCACCCCAGCCGGCCTGA
- a CDS encoding ABC transporter substrate-binding protein produces the protein MKLLNSTARASSAVLAGALLLGSLTACGGGSSQATAKADTSSLTLAIDSDSASFGFDPLRVSAAQRQFFEGLYESLMTLQPDGTAGPGLAKEFSYNADNTVLTLTLKEGVTFTDGSKLDAELVKANLDRRSDPALSAYSAVAKGGAQEIASVDVVSPTQVALTFAKAQPGFEKNLASTTGMIVGKNGVTDTASLAATPDGSGPYTLDPSTVKGNKYVLVKNEKSPEAPKYAFNKVIFSVVLDPQARANALVSGQADVAMLTSNTVDFAKSKGVGVTQIGGTVNTMISFDKIGKTAPAFAEEKVRQAIQYAINRQALVDALHKGDIPAWNALPKDSAGFSKDIETKFAYNPDKAKSLLAEAGYPNGFDFTIIAGAQTQTDLQAVQKDLAAVGITMNVKMAASTDEAFAAVATTPLGYAPLNWDNPVGVMYGAILNGFTNVQKATDEQLSAATGELAAAKDDAAAKAAATKLNTRLVESGWMIPLYEALTNQGYNTKKVAPVEFAGTNAYPLLSSYKPAS, from the coding sequence ATGAAACTCCTGAACTCCACCGCCCGTGCGAGCTCCGCCGTTCTGGCCGGAGCACTCCTGCTGGGATCGCTGACCGCGTGCGGCGGCGGCTCCAGCCAGGCCACCGCCAAAGCGGACACCAGCTCCCTGACCCTCGCCATCGACAGCGACTCGGCATCGTTCGGCTTTGACCCGTTGCGCGTCTCCGCTGCACAGCGGCAGTTCTTCGAGGGCCTCTACGAGAGCCTGATGACGCTGCAGCCGGACGGTACGGCAGGTCCGGGCCTGGCCAAGGAGTTCAGCTACAACGCCGACAACACCGTCCTGACGCTCACGCTGAAGGAGGGTGTGACGTTCACCGACGGGTCCAAGCTCGACGCCGAATTGGTCAAGGCGAACCTGGACCGCCGCTCCGATCCCGCACTCAGCGCCTATTCCGCCGTCGCCAAGGGCGGTGCCCAGGAGATCGCTTCCGTGGATGTCGTCAGCCCCACCCAGGTGGCCCTGACGTTTGCCAAGGCGCAGCCCGGGTTCGAGAAGAACCTGGCCTCCACTACCGGCATGATTGTCGGCAAGAACGGCGTCACGGACACCGCAAGCCTCGCCGCCACCCCGGACGGCTCAGGCCCCTACACGCTGGATCCTTCCACTGTGAAGGGCAACAAGTACGTCCTGGTGAAGAACGAGAAGAGCCCGGAGGCGCCGAAGTACGCCTTCAACAAGGTCATCTTCAGCGTGGTCCTTGACCCGCAGGCACGGGCCAACGCCCTGGTGTCCGGCCAGGCAGACGTCGCCATGCTGACCTCGAACACCGTTGACTTCGCCAAGTCCAAGGGCGTGGGGGTCACCCAGATCGGCGGCACCGTCAACACCATGATCTCCTTCGACAAGATCGGCAAGACCGCCCCGGCGTTCGCTGAGGAGAAGGTCCGCCAGGCCATCCAGTACGCGATCAACCGCCAGGCCCTGGTGGACGCGCTCCACAAGGGTGACATCCCTGCCTGGAACGCCCTGCCCAAGGACTCCGCAGGCTTCAGCAAGGACATTGAGACCAAGTTCGCCTACAACCCGGACAAGGCCAAGAGCCTGCTGGCCGAAGCCGGATACCCGAACGGCTTCGACTTCACCATCATCGCCGGTGCCCAGACCCAGACGGACCTGCAGGCCGTCCAGAAGGACCTCGCCGCCGTCGGAATCACCATGAACGTGAAGATGGCCGCCTCCACTGACGAGGCCTTCGCCGCCGTCGCCACTACACCCCTGGGTTACGCGCCGCTGAACTGGGACAACCCCGTCGGCGTGATGTACGGAGCCATCCTCAACGGCTTCACCAACGTGCAGAAGGCCACCGATGAGCAGCTCAGCGCCGCCACCGGCGAGCTCGCAGCCGCCAAGGATGACGCCGCCGCCAAGGCCGCGGCCACCAAGCTGAACACCCGGCTGGTGGAATCCGGCTGGATGATCCCGCTGTACGAGGCCCTCACCAACCAGGGCTACAACACCAAGAAGGTGGCACCGGTGGAGTTCGCCGGCACCAACGCCTACCCGCTCCTCTCGTCCTACAAGCCGGCCAGCTAA
- a CDS encoding ABC transporter permease, with product MEVTMALFITKRLLMALATVLVVAVLAFMLVHAMPGSPGAVSLGAGASQEAIDEVNRRLGWSDPLVVQFFTWLGSAVQGDLGISLIDGRSVSADLASRLPVTASLAAGATFLSGILGIALGVTAAVRGGIVDRIIGGVAGMAVALPAFWIGIIFVYLLAVQSSVFPATGYVPFEVSPQDWALSLALPVITLAVGGGAFIARQTRASMLEALQQEHIRTLRATATPTWKILYVHALRYASLPIVAAIALQFIQLFGGSVIAEQLFAMPGLGQAVQNSVSTHDAPSVQGVVVIATVVVVAVNLVLELATKFLDPKLRAS from the coding sequence ATGGAGGTCACCATGGCACTATTCATCACCAAGCGCCTGCTGATGGCGCTGGCCACCGTGCTGGTGGTTGCAGTGCTGGCATTCATGCTGGTGCACGCAATGCCCGGCAGCCCGGGCGCCGTGTCCCTCGGGGCCGGCGCCTCCCAGGAAGCCATCGACGAAGTCAACCGGCGCCTTGGCTGGTCGGATCCCCTAGTGGTCCAGTTCTTCACCTGGCTCGGCTCAGCAGTCCAGGGTGACCTCGGTATTTCACTGATCGACGGCCGGTCCGTCAGCGCGGACCTGGCCAGCAGGCTTCCCGTCACCGCCTCCCTTGCCGCCGGAGCCACTTTTCTCAGCGGGATCCTCGGCATCGCGCTGGGCGTGACCGCCGCGGTCCGGGGCGGCATCGTGGACCGCATCATCGGCGGCGTCGCCGGCATGGCCGTGGCCCTGCCGGCCTTCTGGATCGGCATCATCTTCGTCTACCTGCTGGCCGTCCAGTCCTCCGTCTTCCCGGCCACCGGCTACGTTCCCTTCGAGGTTTCCCCGCAGGACTGGGCACTGTCCCTGGCGCTGCCGGTGATCACCCTGGCCGTGGGCGGCGGGGCGTTCATCGCCCGCCAGACCAGGGCTTCCATGCTCGAGGCGCTCCAGCAGGAACACATCCGAACCCTCCGGGCCACCGCCACCCCCACCTGGAAAATCCTCTACGTCCACGCCCTGCGTTACGCCAGCCTCCCCATCGTGGCCGCCATCGCACTGCAGTTCATCCAGCTTTTCGGCGGCTCCGTCATCGCCGAGCAACTGTTCGCCATGCCGGGCCTGGGCCAGGCCGTCCAGAACTCCGTCAGCACCCATGACGCCCCGTCCGTCCAGGGCGTGGTGGTGATCGCCACGGTGGTGGTGGTCGCCGTGAACCTGGTGCTGGAACTCGCCACCAAGTTCCTCGACCCGAAGTTGCGTGCCTCATGA
- a CDS encoding dipeptide/oligopeptide/nickel ABC transporter permease/ATP-binding protein has protein sequence MIPNVAPAPADSAEPTAAAVLPRAPRQSAAKKFSGSKLFASPASIAGVIWLAALVVASLTAPLWLPFKTEDQDFTAVLSGPTSAHWLGTDELGRDLLSRIFASAAGTLGTSMITVIVAVGLGTLLAMLAAAGGERVENVISRATEIVMSLPGTVIILAVIGAVGTNIPMIMGILGVLISAGIYRVMLGQAKSLQSQLYVDAAKVDGMGTAGISFRHVLPGLTNTIVVQAALIFAVGMLIQAGLAFIGFGPPIPQPSWGGMIQGASQHVYDAPWLMVPTGAVLALTVLAANAIGNALGKSPNATASHLPSAAARRQRAKAVAAIAAAAQAPKDAAQDTLSVRNLSVGVDSVGAGKGVRLVTDVSFDVEPGTVLGLVGESGCGKTMTALSLLGLLPSGVSVTGGQIHWNGKNLAAATDKDMEGIRGRGIALISQEPMRALDPMFTVGYQLTATIRRLRGTGRAETKAEALGLLEKVGIVDAARILKTYPHQISGGMAQRVAIALALAGRPRLLVADEPTTALDVTVQAEILSLLRSLVKDTGMSVVMVTHDLGVVADLCDQVAVMYAGEVVENGRTDSILDNPRHPYTLALLAADPHANHAADMPERLATISGQVPQPKDWPSTCRFAARCQFAGSACLVPIPLLPSGTGDGVVRCVKADELAVEGLDWVATDIPSHHILNLSEAPAVATRTVEKDPA, from the coding sequence ATGATCCCCAACGTTGCCCCCGCACCTGCAGACTCCGCGGAGCCGACGGCGGCTGCCGTCCTTCCCAGGGCCCCGCGCCAAAGTGCCGCAAAGAAATTCTCCGGCAGCAAGCTGTTCGCCTCACCGGCGAGCATCGCCGGCGTGATTTGGCTGGCCGCGCTTGTGGTTGCCTCGCTCACCGCACCGCTGTGGCTGCCCTTCAAGACAGAGGACCAGGACTTCACCGCCGTCCTGTCCGGACCCACCTCCGCACACTGGCTCGGCACCGACGAACTGGGCCGGGACCTCCTGAGCCGCATCTTCGCCTCGGCAGCCGGCACCCTGGGGACGTCCATGATCACGGTGATTGTCGCCGTCGGCCTCGGAACCCTCCTGGCCATGCTGGCAGCAGCCGGCGGTGAACGCGTGGAAAACGTCATCAGCCGCGCCACCGAAATCGTGATGTCCCTGCCCGGCACGGTGATCATCCTGGCCGTGATCGGTGCCGTGGGAACCAACATCCCGATGATCATGGGGATCCTGGGCGTGCTGATCTCTGCGGGCATCTACCGCGTGATGCTGGGCCAGGCGAAGTCCCTGCAGTCCCAGCTCTACGTGGACGCCGCCAAGGTGGACGGCATGGGCACGGCCGGCATCAGCTTCCGCCATGTGCTGCCCGGCCTGACCAACACGATCGTGGTCCAGGCGGCCCTGATCTTCGCCGTCGGCATGCTCATCCAGGCCGGTTTGGCGTTCATCGGCTTCGGCCCGCCGATCCCGCAGCCCAGCTGGGGCGGCATGATCCAGGGCGCCTCGCAGCACGTCTACGACGCCCCCTGGCTGATGGTTCCCACCGGTGCTGTACTGGCCCTGACAGTCCTGGCCGCCAATGCCATCGGCAACGCCCTCGGCAAGTCACCGAATGCCACCGCCTCACACCTGCCCTCCGCCGCAGCCCGGCGGCAGCGGGCGAAAGCCGTCGCCGCAATCGCCGCGGCCGCGCAGGCTCCCAAGGACGCCGCGCAGGACACACTGAGCGTCCGCAACCTCTCCGTTGGGGTGGACTCTGTTGGTGCGGGCAAGGGGGTCCGCCTGGTCACGGACGTTTCCTTCGACGTCGAACCCGGCACCGTCCTGGGCCTGGTGGGCGAATCCGGCTGCGGCAAGACCATGACCGCGCTGTCCCTCCTGGGTCTGCTGCCCTCCGGAGTGTCCGTGACCGGCGGCCAGATCCACTGGAACGGCAAGAACCTGGCTGCGGCCACGGACAAGGACATGGAAGGCATCCGCGGACGCGGGATCGCCCTCATCTCGCAGGAACCCATGCGGGCACTGGACCCCATGTTCACCGTGGGTTACCAGCTCACGGCCACCATCCGGCGGCTCCGCGGGACGGGCAGGGCCGAAACAAAGGCCGAAGCCCTCGGCCTGCTGGAAAAAGTGGGCATCGTGGACGCCGCGCGCATCCTGAAAACCTACCCCCACCAGATCAGCGGCGGCATGGCCCAGCGCGTGGCCATCGCCCTGGCACTCGCCGGCCGACCCCGCCTCCTGGTGGCAGACGAACCCACCACCGCGCTGGACGTCACCGTCCAGGCCGAGATCCTTTCCCTGCTGCGCAGCCTGGTGAAGGACACCGGAATGTCCGTAGTGATGGTCACCCACGACCTTGGCGTGGTGGCCGACCTCTGCGACCAGGTGGCCGTGATGTACGCCGGCGAAGTAGTGGAGAACGGCCGGACGGACAGCATCCTGGACAACCCGCGCCACCCCTACACCCTGGCCCTGCTGGCAGCGGATCCGCACGCCAACCATGCTGCGGACATGCCGGAGCGCCTCGCCACCATCAGCGGCCAGGTTCCCCAGCCCAAGGACTGGCCCAGCACCTGCCGGTTCGCCGCACGCTGCCAGTTCGCCGGGTCCGCCTGCCTCGTGCCCATCCCGCTGCTTCCCTCCGGTACCGGCGACGGCGTGGTGCGCTGCGTCAAAGCGGACGAACTCGCCGTCGAAGGCCTGGACTGGGTGGCCACCGACATACCCAGCCACCACATTCTGAACCTGTCCGAAGCCCCGGCTGTTGCAACCCGAACTGTTGAAAAGGATCCAGCATGA
- a CDS encoding oligopeptide/dipeptide ABC transporter ATP-binding protein: protein MSTATSVRPEAPLPAAAQPLLEVKDLVVRYGRGRKAVAAPAAVDGVSFSIAPGETVGLVGESGSGKSTIGKAILGLQKVSGGSITYQGKDITSAGASQRRALGGELRAVFQDPNSSLNPRNTVGSSLAEPLRLRGVNAAEARQRAEDMLERVGLPREAVDRYPSQFSGGQRQRISVARALICDPNLVVCDEAVSALDLSTQAQVLNLLADLRDERGLGYLFIAHDIAVVQFLAQRVVVLYRGQVMESGPAAAVTENPKHPFTQALVAASPVPRPAEQAARRQARESLGVRTGAAAVPEPGGCPFRLRCPLATDLCAAERPALRTVGGSDVACHYAS, encoded by the coding sequence ATGAGCACCGCAACCTCGGTCCGCCCGGAAGCACCGCTGCCCGCTGCCGCCCAGCCTCTGCTGGAAGTCAAGGACCTGGTGGTCCGGTACGGACGTGGCCGCAAGGCAGTCGCCGCACCCGCCGCCGTCGACGGTGTCAGCTTCAGCATTGCCCCCGGGGAAACCGTGGGCCTGGTAGGGGAGTCCGGTTCCGGCAAGTCGACCATCGGCAAGGCGATCCTGGGCCTGCAGAAGGTCTCCGGCGGGTCCATCACCTACCAGGGCAAGGACATCACCTCGGCCGGCGCATCGCAGCGCAGGGCGTTGGGCGGGGAACTGCGGGCCGTTTTCCAGGACCCCAACTCCTCGCTGAACCCCCGCAACACCGTGGGCTCCTCGCTGGCAGAACCGCTCCGGCTCCGCGGCGTGAACGCGGCCGAGGCCCGGCAGCGCGCCGAGGACATGCTGGAACGCGTGGGCCTGCCGCGGGAAGCCGTTGACCGGTACCCCAGCCAGTTCTCCGGCGGCCAGCGCCAGCGCATCTCGGTTGCCCGCGCCCTCATCTGCGACCCCAACCTGGTGGTCTGCGACGAAGCCGTGAGCGCACTGGACCTCTCAACGCAGGCCCAGGTCCTGAACCTCCTGGCCGACCTGCGGGACGAGCGCGGCCTGGGCTACCTGTTCATCGCCCACGACATCGCGGTGGTCCAGTTCCTGGCCCAGCGCGTGGTGGTCCTTTATCGTGGGCAGGTAATGGAAAGCGGACCCGCCGCCGCGGTCACCGAGAACCCCAAGCATCCGTTTACCCAGGCCCTCGTGGCCGCGTCACCCGTGCCGCGCCCCGCGGAGCAGGCCGCGCGCCGGCAGGCCCGCGAGTCGCTCGGCGTACGCACGGGCGCGGCCGCCGTGCCCGAGCCCGGCGGCTGCCCCTTCCGGCTGCGCTGCCCGTTGGCGACGGATCTCTGCGCCGCCGAACGCCCGGCCCTTCGCACAGTGGGCGGTTCCGACGTCGCCTGCCACTACGCCTCCTGA